CGATGCTCAGGCGCAAGGCGCTGATCGGATTGAACGGATGCGCCGGTGGGAAACGCAGTTCGATGCCGCTGCGTTTTGCCTGCCATTGCACCATGCGATACGTGTGCAATCGTTTGCCCGGAATTTCCGCCGGCCCGATATTGCCGTGATGCGACAGTACCGCGCCGAACAGAATCGGTATCGGTATGATTGGTAAAACAACGCGCAGTCGCTCGATCTGCTTGAGCTGCAGATAGCAAAACGGCGAGACGAAATCGAAATACCAGCGTGCTTTTTGCATCGAATTTCCAAGGACCATTTGAGTCGAGTTCAGTGCAGGGTCTTGAAGACCTGCGGGTCGAAAGAGTCGACCTGGATCACCTCATTGCGCGCATGCTCGGCTTCCTGCAACAAAGCATGTTCAGCTGGCGTGATCACGCCGGCTTTGAGTCCGAGATCGTCGAGCATGTAGCCCGGCGCGCGATCAAGTTTTCCGGCACGCACTGCATCACGCAATTTGGTCTCGATTGGAATCGCGCGCACCGCCTTGTCGAGTGCGGCTTCGAGCGCGCCGAGCCCGGCTTCGTCGGGGCCGGGTACATAAATATCCTGGGTCAGGTTGAGCCGGGTTTCGCGATCTTCGAGCAGCTCGCGCGCGACTCTTGCGCCGAGCGTATCGGACGGCGGACGAAAGCGTGCACCCAGCGGAAAGATCAGCGCGCGCAGCAAGATCGCGGCAGGTTTGGTCGGCAGGTTTTCGATCACGCCGAGCAGCGCTTCCTGCACGCGATACAGACACAGTTCGGTGGCCCAGCGCACGAGGCTGTAATTGGCCGTGGTCTTGGCCTCGTCGTGATACCGCTTGAGTGTGCTCGACGCGAGATACATGTAGGCGAGCGCGTCGGCGAGCCGGCCGGAGATTTTTTCGCGGCGTTTCAACGAGCCGCCGAGCGTGCCCATCGCGGTATCCGAGATCAGCGCAAACGCTGCCGAGAAGCGCGATAGATGCTGGTAATAACTCGCGGTATCTTCGGTGCGTGGCGCAGCCGCAAGTCGGCTGCCGCTGAACGCGAGCAGCAACGAACGTGTGGCATTGCGTACCGCAAAATTGATGTGACCGAACAACGCGACATCGAAACTTTTCAGATCGTTTTCGGCGATGCTCTTGATTTCGATCTGCACAAACGGATGGCAGCGGATCGCGCCCTGGCCGTAAATGATCATCGAGCGCGTGAGGATATTCGCGCCTTCCACAGTGATGCCGATCGGCACCGCGTCCCATGCGCGCGCGAGCGAATTGCGCGGGCCGCGCTGGATCGCCGCACCGGCGCGGATGTCCATCGCATCACTCACGACCGAGCGCATGCCTTCGGTAAGGTAAGCCTTGGCGATTGAGCCGATCACCGCGGGTTTTTCGCCAGCGTCAAGCGCGCCGCAGGTCAGGTTGCGCGTTGCAGTCATCAGGTAGGTGAGGCCGGCCATGCGCGCGAGCGGTTCCTCGATGCCTTCGAAACGGCCGATCGGCGTGTCGAATTGTTCGCGCACGGTGGCGTAGGCGCCGCAGATGCGTGTCGACATTTGCGCGGCGCCGACCGACAACGCCGGCAATGAAATTGAACGTCCCGCGGCGAGGCATTCCATCAGCATGCGCCAACCCTGGCCGATGCCGGCGCTGCCGCCGATCACGACATCCAGCGGCACGAAAACATCGTGCCCGACGATCGGCCCGTTCATGAACGGCACGCCCATCGGATCATGGCGCTGGCCGATTTCCACGCCTGGCGTGTTCGCCGCAATCAGTGCGCAAGTGATGCCGAGATCTTCAGTGTCACCGAGCAGCTTGTTTGGGTCTTTGATGCGGAACGCGAGGCCGACCAAAGTCGCCACGGGCGCGAGCGTGATGTAGCGTTTTTTCCAGTTCAGGCGCAGGCCGATGATTTCTTTTCCGTCGTAGATTCCGCGCTCGATCACGCCTTCGGATTGGGTCGCGGCGGCGTCCGATCCGGCTTCGGCGCCGGTCAGGCCGAAGCACGGAATTTCATCGCCATTGGCGAGGCGCGGCAGATAATATTTTTTCTGTTCGTCGGTGCCGTAATGCATCAGCAATTCACCGGGGCCGAGCGAATTCGGCACCATGATCGTCACCGCCGCGGCGACCGATCGGCTGGAAATCTTGGTCACCACGCGCGAATGTGCCAGCGCGGAAAATCCATGTCCGCCGAACTCTTTCGGAATGATCATGCCAAAGAATTTCTGCTGCTTGATGTAGGCCCAGATTTCAGGCGGCAGATCGCGTTGTTGCTGGATTTCCCAATCGTCGAGACGACGACAAAGCTCTTCGGTCGGCCCGTCGAGAAAGGCCTGCTCATCGGCATTGAGCTTCGGCGGCACGAAGTCGAGCAGAGTATTCCATTGCGGACGACCCGAAAACAATTCGCCATCCCACCACACCGTGCCGGCTTCGAGCGCGATGCGTTCGGTATCACCGAGTCGCGGCAACACCTTGGCCATGATTTTCATCGCGGTACCCGAGATTAGCGCACGCCGCAGCGGCGGCAGGCCGAACAACAGCGCGAGTGCCAACAGCACGATTACGCTGACGATAAATAACGTCGGCGACGTCACGCCGATCATACGCCAGCCGATCAGCCAGATGCCTGCGGCGGCGACCCAGGCGAGGAAGCCGCGTCCGAGAAACAGCAGGATCAGCGCAACAACAATGGCGATTACGGCGGTCAGCAGCATGTGTTATCTCGATAGTCGTTCGACCTGCATATAATGCGCTAACCAGAGCCAAAAAATCCGGCAAGACGATCTGCGGATTTCAGTGCCATTGGGTAATTTCAGCCGATCACAATGAACGAGGCCGAGCGTTTGCGTCCGGCCTCCTTATTGGCTTGTGCCCGATTAATCAAGCCGCGATTCTGGCGTGCACCTTGGGGAAGTCGATATCGGTCTGGGCGACGTTGTTGATATAGTTGGTCAACACATTCAGTGCCACCGTCACCACAATTTCGATGATGCTGGCGTCGTCGAATCCGGCGACGCGCAACGTCGCCAGATCAGCATCGTCAACATGTCCACGAGTTTCGGCGACGCGCTGGGCGAAGTGCAACGCGGCGTCGGCGCGTGTATCTGACGCGTGACCAGAGCGTGCCGAGTCGATCTCGTCGTTGCCTAGCTTGGCAACATTGCGGGCCAGATAGTCGTGTGCTGACAGGCAATAATCGCAACCATTGTATTCGGCCACGGTCAGAGCGATGGACTCACGCAGCTGCACATTGAGTTTGCCCTTGGCGAGCGCGCCGTTGAGCGACAGATAACCTTCGAGCGCGACCGGACTTTGCCCGACCAGTTTCATGAGATTGGGCACGACACCCAGCTGCTGTTGTACCGCGGCCAGCAACGGTTTGCTGGCCGCTAGCGATTGTTCGATGGTTGGAATGCTGATACGTGGCATGAGAAAATCCTTTGGGTTCGTGGCTCGGGCATGGCCCGGATTCGCCAGGGCTGCGGCGACCAACGAAAGCATAATCAAGCCGCACCGCACATAGAATTGCCTTGAAATGCAAAACACTATTCCGTAAATTGGAATAATGGACCGGTTTCATCTGCTCAACATTTTTGTCGCCGTGGTCGATAACAACGGTTTTTCCGGCGCTGCGCGCAAGCTCAATATTTCGCCGCCGGCAACGACACGAGCGGTCAACGAACTCGAAAATCATCTGGGATTGCGCTTGCTCATACGCACCACGCGGATTGTGCGCGTGACCGAAGCCGGGGCGCGTTATGCGGATGATTGTCGGCGCATTCTCGGCGAACTCGCGCAGGCCGATGCCTCGGCGAGCGGCATGCATGGCGCGCCGCGTGGACGACTTGTGCTTACCGCACCGGTGCTGTTCGGCAATCAGTTCGTCACCGCTATCGTCACCGAATATCTGCGGCGTTATCCTGATGTCAGCGCTACGTGTTTGTTTCTCGATCGGGTCGTCAACATGCTCGACGAGGGCGTGGATGTGGCGGTGCGGATCGGCGAGCTGCCGGACTCATCGATGCAGGCGATACGTGTCGGCCAGGTGCGTCGTGTTATCTGCGGCGCGCCGGCGTATTTCAAGAAACATGGCGTGCCGAAGACGCCTGAAGATCTGCCTAGGCACAGCATCATTTCGGCCAATAGCGTGACGCCGACACCGGAGTGGCGATTGGTAAAAAATGGCGCGGCGCACATCGTCAAACTGCAACCGCGGCTGAGCACATCGACCAACGCCGCGGCCGCGACTGCCGCAATAAACGGGTTTGGTCTTACGCAGCTTTTGTCGTATCAAGTGGCGGAATATTTGCGCGCTGGCAAGCTCAAAGTCGTACTCGAAAAATTCGAACCCGTGGCACTGCCGGTGCATGTGGTGCATCGCGAAGGGCGCCATGCGACGAAGACGGTTCGCGCATTTCTGGATTTGATCATTGAGCGCTTGCGCGCTGATCCGGCGTTACGTTGATTCGTGGTTGCTGTCCTGTGCAGATACGCGCGCCGGAAGCATGCTGTGCGATGTATTTCGCAGCCATCGCGTAATTTTTGGCAGAATGTAAAATGGCAAGCTTTATCG
The sequence above is drawn from the Pseudolysobacter antarcticus genome and encodes:
- a CDS encoding acyl-CoA dehydrogenase, yielding MLLTAVIAIVVALILLFLGRGFLAWVAAAGIWLIGWRMIGVTSPTLFIVSVIVLLALALLFGLPPLRRALISGTAMKIMAKVLPRLGDTERIALEAGTVWWDGELFSGRPQWNTLLDFVPPKLNADEQAFLDGPTEELCRRLDDWEIQQQRDLPPEIWAYIKQQKFFGMIIPKEFGGHGFSALAHSRVVTKISSRSVAAAVTIMVPNSLGPGELLMHYGTDEQKKYYLPRLANGDEIPCFGLTGAEAGSDAAATQSEGVIERGIYDGKEIIGLRLNWKKRYITLAPVATLVGLAFRIKDPNKLLGDTEDLGITCALIAANTPGVEIGQRHDPMGVPFMNGPIVGHDVFVPLDVVIGGSAGIGQGWRMLMECLAAGRSISLPALSVGAAQMSTRICGAYATVREQFDTPIGRFEGIEEPLARMAGLTYLMTATRNLTCGALDAGEKPAVIGSIAKAYLTEGMRSVVSDAMDIRAGAAIQRGPRNSLARAWDAVPIGITVEGANILTRSMIIYGQGAIRCHPFVQIEIKSIAENDLKSFDVALFGHINFAVRNATRSLLLAFSGSRLAAAPRTEDTASYYQHLSRFSAAFALISDTAMGTLGGSLKRREKISGRLADALAYMYLASSTLKRYHDEAKTTANYSLVRWATELCLYRVQEALLGVIENLPTKPAAILLRALIFPLGARFRPPSDTLGARVARELLEDRETRLNLTQDIYVPGPDEAGLGALEAALDKAVRAIPIETKLRDAVRAGKLDRAPGYMLDDLGLKAGVITPAEHALLQEAEHARNEVIQVDSFDPQVFKTLH
- a CDS encoding carboxymuconolactone decarboxylase family protein; amino-acid sequence: MPRISIPTIEQSLAASKPLLAAVQQQLGVVPNLMKLVGQSPVALEGYLSLNGALAKGKLNVQLRESIALTVAEYNGCDYCLSAHDYLARNVAKLGNDEIDSARSGHASDTRADAALHFAQRVAETRGHVDDADLATLRVAGFDDASIIEIVVTVALNVLTNYINNVAQTDIDFPKVHARIAA
- a CDS encoding LysR family transcriptional regulator; the protein is MDRFHLLNIFVAVVDNNGFSGAARKLNISPPATTRAVNELENHLGLRLLIRTTRIVRVTEAGARYADDCRRILGELAQADASASGMHGAPRGRLVLTAPVLFGNQFVTAIVTEYLRRYPDVSATCLFLDRVVNMLDEGVDVAVRIGELPDSSMQAIRVGQVRRVICGAPAYFKKHGVPKTPEDLPRHSIISANSVTPTPEWRLVKNGAAHIVKLQPRLSTSTNAAAATAAINGFGLTQLLSYQVAEYLRAGKLKVVLEKFEPVALPVHVVHREGRHATKTVRAFLDLIIERLRADPALR